The following proteins come from a genomic window of Mustela lutreola isolate mMusLut2 chromosome 6, mMusLut2.pri, whole genome shotgun sequence:
- the RNF39 gene encoding RING finger protein 39: protein MEAPELGPGLVERLEQLATCPLCGGPFEDPVLLACEHSFCRACLARCWGAPPAAGAPAPPTACPCCGQPCPRRSLRSNVRLAVEVRISRGLREKLAEPGARAGRRRGGRIPTMGCLDPHGEDIRKTWRRLDAPRPKSSNSDDDLPEDYPVVKNMLHRLTADLTLDPGTAHRRLLISADRRSVRLAPPGTPAPPDGPARFDQLPAVLGAQGFGAGRHCWEVETAEAASGPDSSGEDEDDNQSRYAVGAAGESVRRKGRVGLCPAGAVWAVEGRGGRLWALTAPEPTPLGGAGPPPRRIRVDLDWERGRVAFYDGRSLDLLFAFQAPGPLGERVFPLLCTRDARAPLRIVPAEG from the exons ATGGAGGCGCCCGAGCTGGGCCCGGGGCTGGTGGAGCGTCTGGAGCAGCTGGCGACGTGCCCGCTGTGCGGGGGCCCCTTCGAGGACCCGGTGCTGCTGGCGTGCGAGCACAGCTTCTGCCGCGCGTGCCTGGCCCGCTGCTGGGGCGCCCCGCCGGCCGCAGGCGCCCCGGcgccccccaccgcctgcccctGCTGCGGCCAGCCGTGTCCCCGCCGCAGCCTGAGGTCCAACGTGCGGCTGGCGGTGGAGGTGCGCATCAGCCGGGGGCTGCGGGAGAAGCTGGCTGAGCCCGGGGCCCGCGCGGGGAGGCGCAGAGGGGGCCGCATCCCCACCATGGGCTGCCTGGATCCGCACGGAGAG GATATAAGGAAGACATGGAGAAG ACTCGATGCCCCAAGACCCAAGTCCTCTAACTCAGATGATGATCTCCCCGAAGATTACCCGGTGGTGAAAAACATGCTCCACAGACTGACGG CCGACCTGACCCTGGACCCTGGCACCGCCCACCGCCGCCTGCTCATCTCGGCGGACCGCCGCAGCGTCCGACTGGCCCCCCCAGGGACACCCGCGCCCCCCGACGGCCCCGCGCGCTTCGATCAGCTCCCCGCGGTGCTGGGCGCACAGGGCTTTGGGGCCGGCCGGCACTGCTGGGAGGTGGAGACTGCCGAGGCGGCCTCTGGCCCGGACTCCTCCGGGGAGGATGAGGACGACAACCAGAGCCGCTACGCCGTGGGGGCGGCCGGAGAGTCCGTGCGTCGCAAGGGCCGCGTGGGGCTGTGCCCCGCGGGGGCGGTGTGGGCCGTGGAGGGCCGCGGCGGCCGCCTGTGGGCCCTCACGGCTCCCGAGCCCACTCCGCTGGGCGGCGCCGGGCCCCCGCCGCGCCGCATCCGCGTGGACTTGGACTGGGAACGTGGCCGCGTGGCCTTCTACGACGGCCGCTCGCTGGACCTGCTCTTCGCCTTCCAGGCGCCCGGGCCCCTGGGGGAGCGTGTCTTCCCGCTGCTCTGCACTCGCGATGCCCGCGCCCCGCTCCGCATCGTGCCGGCCGAAGGCTGA